From the Vicingaceae bacterium genome, the window ATTGATTCGATAAACCTGGAAAAAACCTCATCATATCCGTAATCGTTGGCCACACATGAAAGATATCCGGGGTCGGATATTGCTATGGCGGCGATTGGTGGACGGTTGTTCCTGAATCTTCCTGTGAGCTCTTCGGCAAAATGCATGGCATCGCACATAGATCCTCCATTGCCGCAGCTAATGATCTTTCCTCCCCGCAAAATTGCTTCTACCATTATATTTCCGGCTTCACGGATCTTTTTAAAATTATCTTTATTCTTCAAAAATGATTGAAGAACCTCAAGGGCTTCTATAAAATTTTCTTCCATACAAATTGCTGATATTTGAACGTAAAACTACAAGAAAATTCCAAAATATCCACAAAACGGCTTTATTTTGACAAAAACCGAAAACTCAACAGATAATAGCGAAAACAAATAAAACTTTTGTTTATTTGTTTTTAAACACCTTTTGATAATCTTGTGAGATAGGTTTAAATGCCGTACGGCGATTTCTCTGATGTGCTTCTTCTTTTTCTTGTTCGGTAGCCATTTTTTCAATCTCACTATCCGGAATCAATGGTTCTGATTCTCCCAACCCAATAGGATACAGTCGATCTCTGGGAATACCATGTGCTACCAGATAATCAACAACTGACTTCGCACGAGCGTTTGACAATCGCAAGTTGTATGATTCGCTACCCCGACTGTCGGTGTGTGAACGTATCTCAATTACCAGGTTATCATTTAGTTTTAAAAACTCGATCAAATCATCCAGTATTTTTTTGGACTCGGGTCGCAAAGTAGCCTTGTCGAAGTCGTATTCTATACCCGGCAATTCGATTTCACCGGCAGGAATGGGTGAAAGATAGAAATCTTGAATAAAATGCTGGGATTCAGTAAGTCCTTTGGTGGATACGGCAGCTGCATCTCCAAAGAACTTTTTCTTTTGAGCTTTGATAAACAGCTCCCAATT encodes:
- the gmhA gene encoding phosphoheptose isomerase is translated as MEENFIEALEVLQSFLKNKDNFKKIREAGNIMVEAILRGGKIISCGNGGSMCDAMHFAEELTGRFRNNRPPIAAIAISDPGYLSCVANDYGYDEVFSRFIESMGKEGDVLLAISTSGNSKNVIKAAKISREKKMKVVALTGKDGGMLANMCDVEIRAPFSKYADRAQEIHIKVIHTLIDYIEKQLGYAR